A DNA window from Streptomyces parvus contains the following coding sequences:
- a CDS encoding PQQ-binding-like beta-propeller repeat protein → MEALRQDDPRRFGRFTALARFDEGASAVRYVARDLASGETALITAARPELAAVPVFSRRFRAEARTAERLAGGWVTPPLAAGDPAGTPADAAEPLWTAAGYVPALPLAEAVSIAGPLPERALRILGAGIAEILSRVHAAGSVLQGLAPGTVLLAADGPRLTAFGPLGAAASAEAGPGGQLSVRLGYLTPEQIEGKEVSAASDLFVLGLLLAYAATGTTPFTEGPAEEATRRIAEDEPELGSVPEELRGLIANCLAKDPDQRPTAGAVAAELALEGAAGLARGGWLPEPLAAAVADQEARVLALEAPEEGGAAREPGKADASAAPEDARPEDPRTLREPEGARTAPEPGDARPTDAPAFQKPTDAPAPSGVADAPAPAGSGDADEDRGTTRFLDTGPRPPQNDRPTTQLALPHGLTAPAPAAHPAQPAAPLALPAAPVTPQPGPTHGGPAPYPAAALPAGPAGPGGPGQGPMVSLPLPPAPAPAPDPAASRRTLLTIAAAAVGGLIVGGGSVAALGSGDTARATDDKPAPKPRRTLPGQAPEPRWIYTHPASESSPLTTALWQDKLLVVTSESQASAVDLRTGKRLWQRADGAKGQAALAAGADLVFVASPSEFLWLSPKNGKVVHRVRFTEAFDDLPGLTVGRLAGSSGPVIWFTGSHTVTVKAPKPKKGKKKGRDKEVVEAYFFAYDIVRRKELWRTPVPAGRAPGTPAYRVVAERSADVLVRQDAASLTAAEVKKAKGKGSVRSFDQKTGKLLWTRQYGAASLEAATAGDEDGTLYAAVGQDLQAFEADTTKPLWRVEGSDGSWFGTPLIAGPLIHTTERSRLVGAVERESGRLVWRRSTEVPGTGPAPSLTLSSSEKTLIAADAIQVTAFSAADGERLWKFQDIGSADPKGETVRASYRTLAFGRTVVVQRDRSFYAFPVA, encoded by the coding sequence ATGGAGGCGCTGCGTCAGGACGATCCACGCCGCTTCGGCCGCTTCACCGCGCTGGCCCGCTTCGACGAAGGCGCGAGCGCCGTGCGGTACGTGGCCCGCGACCTCGCGTCCGGCGAGACGGCCCTCATCACCGCCGCGCGCCCCGAGCTGGCCGCGGTCCCCGTCTTCAGCCGCCGCTTCCGGGCCGAGGCCCGCACCGCCGAACGCCTCGCGGGCGGCTGGGTGACCCCGCCCCTGGCCGCCGGCGATCCGGCGGGGACACCGGCGGACGCGGCGGAACCCCTGTGGACCGCGGCGGGTTACGTCCCCGCGCTGCCGCTGGCCGAGGCGGTCTCCATCGCCGGTCCGCTGCCCGAGCGGGCGCTGCGGATACTGGGCGCGGGCATCGCCGAGATCCTCTCCCGGGTGCACGCCGCCGGGTCCGTGCTCCAGGGCCTGGCCCCCGGCACGGTGCTGCTGGCCGCCGACGGCCCCCGCCTCACCGCCTTCGGCCCGCTGGGCGCCGCCGCGTCGGCGGAGGCCGGCCCGGGCGGCCAGCTGTCGGTACGGCTGGGCTATCTGACGCCCGAGCAGATCGAGGGCAAGGAGGTCTCCGCCGCCTCCGATCTGTTCGTCCTGGGGCTGCTCCTGGCGTACGCGGCGACCGGGACGACCCCGTTCACGGAGGGACCGGCCGAGGAGGCCACCCGCCGGATCGCCGAGGACGAGCCCGAACTCGGCTCTGTACCAGAGGAGTTGCGCGGGCTGATCGCGAACTGCCTGGCGAAGGACCCGGATCAGCGGCCCACGGCCGGCGCGGTCGCCGCCGAACTGGCCCTGGAGGGCGCGGCGGGCCTCGCCCGGGGCGGCTGGCTTCCCGAACCGCTCGCGGCGGCGGTCGCGGACCAGGAGGCGCGGGTCCTGGCCCTGGAGGCGCCGGAGGAGGGGGGCGCGGCGAGGGAGCCCGGGAAGGCCGACGCCTCCGCCGCTCCTGAGGACGCCCGGCCCGAGGACCCCCGGACGCTCCGGGAGCCGGAGGGCGCGCGCACGGCCCCGGAGCCGGGGGACGCCCGGCCGACGGACGCGCCCGCGTTCCAGAAGCCCACCGACGCCCCCGCACCCTCGGGAGTCGCCGACGCGCCCGCGCCCGCCGGGAGCGGGGACGCCGACGAGGACCGGGGCACCACCCGGTTCCTCGACACCGGGCCCCGGCCGCCGCAGAACGACCGGCCCACCACCCAGCTCGCGCTCCCCCACGGACTCACCGCGCCCGCCCCGGCCGCGCACCCCGCACAGCCCGCCGCGCCGCTCGCCCTGCCCGCCGCACCCGTCACCCCGCAGCCCGGCCCCACGCACGGCGGGCCCGCCCCGTACCCCGCCGCCGCGCTCCCGGCCGGGCCCGCGGGTCCGGGCGGTCCCGGCCAGGGGCCGATGGTGTCGTTGCCGCTGCCGCCCGCCCCGGCCCCGGCGCCCGACCCCGCCGCGAGCCGCCGGACCCTGCTGACCATCGCGGCGGCGGCCGTCGGCGGGCTGATCGTGGGCGGCGGTTCGGTCGCCGCGCTCGGGTCCGGTGACACCGCCCGGGCGACGGACGACAAGCCCGCGCCCAAGCCCCGCCGTACGCTCCCCGGCCAGGCCCCCGAACCGCGCTGGATCTACACGCACCCGGCCTCCGAGTCATCCCCGCTCACCACCGCGCTCTGGCAGGACAAGCTGCTCGTGGTGACCAGCGAGAGCCAGGCCAGCGCCGTGGATCTGCGCACCGGCAAGCGGCTGTGGCAGCGCGCGGACGGGGCGAAGGGGCAGGCCGCGCTGGCGGCGGGCGCCGATCTGGTCTTCGTGGCGAGCCCGAGCGAGTTCCTGTGGCTGTCGCCGAAGAACGGCAAGGTCGTGCACCGCGTGCGCTTCACCGAGGCCTTCGACGACCTGCCCGGGCTCACCGTCGGGCGGCTGGCCGGGAGTTCCGGGCCGGTCATCTGGTTCACCGGGTCGCACACGGTCACCGTGAAGGCCCCGAAGCCGAAGAAGGGCAAGAAGAAGGGCAGGGACAAGGAAGTCGTCGAGGCCTACTTCTTCGCGTACGACATCGTGCGGCGCAAGGAGCTGTGGCGCACCCCCGTGCCCGCGGGCCGCGCCCCCGGCACCCCCGCCTACCGGGTGGTCGCGGAGCGCTCCGCCGACGTCCTCGTCCGGCAGGACGCGGCCAGTCTGACGGCGGCCGAGGTCAAGAAGGCCAAGGGGAAGGGGTCGGTCCGCTCGTTCGACCAGAAGACCGGCAAGCTGCTGTGGACCAGGCAGTACGGCGCGGCCTCCCTGGAGGCCGCCACCGCCGGCGACGAGGACGGAACGCTGTACGCGGCGGTCGGCCAGGACCTCCAGGCCTTCGAGGCGGACACGACGAAGCCGCTGTGGCGCGTCGAGGGCAGTGACGGTTCGTGGTTCGGCACCCCGCTGATCGCCGGACCGCTGATCCACACCACCGAACGCAGCCGGCTGGTCGGCGCGGTGGAGCGGGAGAGCGGCCGGCTCGTGTGGCGCCGCTCCACCGAGGTCCCGGGCACCGGGCCCGCCCCCTCGCTCACGCTGAGCAGCAGCGAGAAGACCCTGATCGCCGCCGACGCCATCCAGGTCACGGCGTTCTCGGCGGCCGACGGCGAGCGGCTGTGGAAGTTCCAGGACATCGGGTCGGCCGATCCGAAGGGGGAGACGGTCCGCGCCTCGTACCGGACGCTCGCCTTCGGCAGGACCGTCGTCGTCCAGCGGGACCGGTCCTTCTACGCCTTCCCGGTGGCCTGA